From the Rhizobium sp. SL42 genome, the window TGCTTGCCTTTCTGCTCACCCTGAAAAAGGCGGATCATGCCCATGGCGGCGCGCATTTCTACGCATCGCCGAATTCCGACCTGCTCGGCATCCTGGTCGAGCGCGCCACCGGCAAGCGTTATGCCGAGGTTTTTTCCGAGCGCCTGTGGAAACCGCTCGGCGCGAAGAACCACGCCAGCGTGACCGTGGATACCGAAGGTTCGGCCCGCGCAGCCGGCGGTGTCTCGGTGACCGCACGCGATCTCGCCCGCGTCGGCGAAATGGTGCGCAACAATGGTCTGGTCGATGGCCAGCAGGTGGTGCCGCAAGCCTGGGTCGCCGACATGCTGCAAGCCGGGGACCATCAATCCTGGGTGGACGGCAAGCCCAACCTTTTGCCGAACGGACGCTACCGAAGCCAGTGGTACCAGAGTGGCGAGGCGGATGGCGCCTTCTGCGCCATCGGTATCCATGGCCAGTGGCTCTATGTCGATCCGTCCACCGAGACAGTGATCGTCAAGCTCTCGTCCCAGCCCAACCCGCTGGATGACGAGTTGAAGCAGGACAATTTCGCCTTTTTCCGCGCCCTCAGCGGCCTGAACGCCTGAGAAACGCCTGACCCGAATTATTGACAACCGGAATGACCGCCATGTCCCAGACCGCCGACCTGATCATCACCAATGCCCGCGTGCTGACGATGGACCCAGCCAAACCGCGCGCTGAAGCGATTGCACTTCTCGGAAACCGGATCCTGGCGGTCGGTTCCGCACCCGAGATCGACGCACTTGCCGATGCAGCAACCCGCGTCATCGATGCCAATGGCGCAACGGTCCTGCCCGGCTTCAACGAAGCGCATATGCATATTTTCCCGGGCTCCGTGTCGCTGCGCCAACTCAACCTGCACGGCATCCAGGGTATCGACCAGATGAAGACCGCAATCCTTGACTATGCGGCCGCCAATCCCGATGAACCGCTGCTGATGGGCTTTTCCGCCGACTATTCGATCATCGGCCTCGGTGAACCGGTAACCCGCCAGCATCTCGACTCCATCCTGCCCGACCGCCCCTTCATGATGTTCGCACCCGACCACCATACGGCATGGGCCAACACCAAGGCTCTGCAGCAGGCAGGCCTTCTGTACGGCAAGGATGTCGGCATCGGCAACGAAGTTGTCATGGGGGCCGACGGCCTGGCCAGCGGCGAATTGCGAGAAGGCAATGCCTTCGGCCCGGTCGCGGCACTCGCCTCGACCGGTGGCCGCGAGGAACTGGGCATGGTCACCGGCATGGACCCGGAAACAGTGACCCCGGAGCAATACGCACTCGACCGGTCAATCCTCAAGGCGGGGCTGAACTACTGCGCATCCTGGGGCGTCACCTCGATCCAGAATTTCGATGGCAATCACTACCAGTTGCGCCTGATGCGCGATCTGGAACAGGCCGGCGAGTTGCCCTGCCGGATCCGCATCCCCTTCCACATGAAAAACTTCATGGACCTTGGCGAACTCGACAAGGCCGCCGAATGGAAGAAGGAATTCGCCACCGACATGGTGCGCGGCGACTTCGTCAAGGTGTTCATGGATGGCGTGCTCGACAGCCAGACCGCCTATATGCTCGGCGGCTATGGCGATCGCCCCGACTATGACTACGAACCACTGTTCTCCCCACACGCCTTCAACGCGATTGCCACAAGGGCCGATGCCCTCGGCCTACAGGTCGCCGTGCATGCCATTGGCAGCGCCGCCATCCGCCAGACCCTCGACGGCTACGAGGCCGCGCTCGCGGCAAATGGCAAACAGGACAACCGCCACCGCATCGAGCATATCGAGATCATTCACCCGGACGACATTCCGCGCTTTGCCACCCTTGGCATCGTCGCCTCGATGCAGCCGGTGCACTATCCGGGCGGCACCTGCTTCCCGGCAGAACCCACCACCGCAAAGATCGGCGAAGACCGTTGGCAATATGCCTATGCCTGGCGGACGATGAAGGAGGTAGGCGCCCCGGTCGTCTTTGCCTCCGACTGGCCGGTCTCGCCGGTTTCGCCCTTCCAGTGCATCCAGGATGCCCTGACCCGCAAACCCTGGAAGGACGGCTTGCCCGACCAGCGCTTCTCGCTCGAGGAATCGCTTGAGGCCTATACGGCGATCGGCGCCTGGGTCGAATTCATGGAAGACCGAAAGGGCAGGCTGAAACCCGGCTTTCTCGCCGATGTCGTGGTCCTGTCGACCGATATCGAAACCGTCGCACCCAACGAGATCATGGCAAAAGTCCGCGCCGCGATCACCATCTGCGATGGACGGATCACCTATCAAGCCTGATTGAGCGCAGCGAGCGAAAGTAACAGCATCATGAGCATCCCTGCCGATATCATCATTCACAATGCACGCGTCCTGACCATGGACGACGCCATGCCGAAGGCGCAGGCGATTGCCCTCGCCGGAAACCGCATTCTGGCCGTGGGCACCGATGCCGAGATCATGACCCATTGCGCGCCCGCCACCCGGATGATCGATGCTGGTGGCGCATCGGTCCTGCCCGGCTTCAACGAAGCGCATATGCACATTTTCGGCGGCTCGGTCGGCCTCAGCCAGCTGTCGCTGATGGGCGTTAAGGGTTTTGATGCGCTTAAGGATGCCATTCGCGCCTATGCCGAGCAAAATCCCGACAAGCCCCTGCTTGAAGGACTTTATGCCGACTATACGATCCTGTCGGAGGACGAGCGCGTCACCCGCCACCATCTCGATGCGATCATCCCCGATCGGCCCTTCGTGATGATGGCGCCGGATCGCCACACCGCCTGGGCCAACACCGCTGCGCTGAAAAAGGCCGGCATCCTGGAGGGCCGCGACGTCGGCATCGGCAACGAGATCGTGATGGGGCCCGACGGACTTGCCGCCGGCGAATTGCGCGAGACCAATGCTTTCAGCCCCGTGATGGCACTCAGTGAAACCGGCGGACGCGAAATGCTCGGCAGCGCGACCGGCGGCGACCCGGCGCATGTAACGCCGGAGGAGCGGGCAACGGACATCGCGGTTCTGAAAAAGGGCCTCGCCTATTGCGCATCGCAAGGCATTACCTCGATCCAGAACATGGACGGCAGCCTCTACCAGCTGGAAATGCTGCAGGAGATCGAGGATACCGAGGGCCTTCCGGTCCGCGTCCGCATGCCCTACCACATGAAGAACTTCATGCCACTCAGCGATCTGGCTGACAAGGCAGCGCTCTGGCGCGCACGCTTCAACTCAGACAAGCTGCGCTGCAACTTCGTCAAGATGTTTATGGATGGCGTGACCGAAGGCGAGACGGCGGTCTTTGTCGACGATTACAGCCACAAGCCCGGCTGGAAGGGAGAACCACTGTTTTCAGCCGAACACTTCAACGCCATTGCCGTCGAAGCTGACCGGCTCGGCCTGCCGGTCACCGTGCATGCCATCGGTGACGGCGCGGTACGCATGGTGCTCGACGGCTACGAGGCGGCGATCAACGCCAATGGCCGGCGCGACAGCCGCAACCGGGTCGAACATATCGAGGTGGTGCATCCCGACGACGTGCCACGCTTCGCGAAACTCGGCACCGTCGCCTCGATGCAACCGACCCATCCACCCGGCTCGGCCGGCCTGCCGTTGGAACCTTACCTGACCTATATCGGTGAGGATCGCTGGCAATATGCCTTCGCCTGGAAGCTTCTGGTCGATGCCGGCGCGACCATCGTCTTTGCCACCGACTGGCCGGTTTCGCCGCTCCCGCCGCTCAGTTGCATCACCGACGCGATGATCCGTGCACCCTGGCGTGACGACATGCCGGATCACCGGCTGACTTTGGCCCAGACGCTTGCCGCCTATACGCGCACCAGCGCCTGGGTGGAGTTTATGGAAGACCGGAAAGGCCTGCTGAAAGCCGGCTATTATGCCGACATTGTCATGCTGTCAGGTGATATCGAAATGCGACCCGTTGCCGAGATAGTCAATCTCACTCCGGTTGTTACCATCTGCGACGGCCGCATCACCTACGAGGCACGATAGGACACTCATGAGCAGCAGGCCGCCGGACGAGGACGAGACCGCAACCAAACTGCCGCGCGGCGACGAAAGCCAGCGCGGCCGGCCGGCTGGCGCGACCCGCAAGGGCCTTGAGACGCGTGCGCGGATCATCAAGGGCGCAATGGATGCCCTGGAGGACGGCGGCATGGGCGCGCTCACCACCCGTCGCATCGCAGAAAGCGCCGGCGTCAAGCTCGCCACCTTGCACTATTATTTCGACAGCAAGGAAAGCCTGCTGCTGGCCGTGCTCGAAGACCTGATTGCCGACATGGACAATGCCTATCAGCGGGATGAACCCTTGCCGGAAAATCCCGAAGACCGGGTCGAGGCGCTGATCCGCGCCAGCTGGCGCTACATCCAGCACACGCGCTCCAAGCAGATCGCCCAGACGGAACTGACCCTCTATGCGCTTAGGACAAAAGGCTCCGAATGGCTCGCGGCGCGCCAGTACAATGCCTATATCGATTTTTACGGCCATCTTGTCTTTGCCGACAACGACCAGCTCACCGGCGAGCGCTGGCGCATCGGCCGTGCCGTCGCCCGCCAGATCCTGATCGGTATCGATGGCATCATCCTGCAGAGCTACGCCCTGCAGGATCAGTCTGCCTCCAATGACGATGTCGAGGCGTTGATCATCGCCATGCGCGGCTACCTGCGCCGCATGATGGCCGACAGCAGCATGGCTGGAGAAGGCTAGGAAAGCCTCCACAAGCGCTTCGCATTGTCGGCAAACAACGCCTGCCTGTCCTCGAGACTGACGCCGGACAACAGCGCCTGCGTCGTTGCGACCCAGGTGGAAAGCCCGCCGCCCAGCGTGCACACCGGCCAATCCGAACCCCAGACCGCGCGATCGAAACCGAAGGCTGCGATGACATGCTCGAAATAGGGCTTCATGTCATCGAGCGTCCAGTTTTCCAGATCGCCATAGGCCGGGATGCCTGAAATCTTGACGCGGACATTGTCACGCCTGGCGATCTCGCTAATGCCATCTTTCCAGACGTCATAGCCATTGCCCTTGATATCAGGAACCCCGCAATGATCGAGGATGAATGTCACGTCCGGAGCGAGATCGACCAGTGCCTTTGCCTTGTCGATCTGATGCGGCAACATGCAGAGGTCGAAGGTCAGTCCCGTGCCGGACAGGCGCTTGATGTTTTCACGAAACAGAGCGCCTTCGGAGACATCGTCAGGCACGACATGCAGCACGCGGCGGAAACCCTTGACGAAGCGATTGCCGCGCTGCTGCTCCAGATAGGCGGGGAAATCCTCCTCCTCCGGCCGGCAGGCGGCAATCACGCCCCGGATCATGTTGCCGGGCTTGTGCGAGATCGACTGTACCATCTCCGTCTCGGCTGCCATGTCGACGGCATCGACATCGACCTCCATGTGAAGCACCGCGCTGATGCCGAGTCGGCGGGCCTCGCGCGCATAACGCTCATAGGTAAAGTCCGCGTCGAGCGCCGGCACGTCCTTCAGCCACGGATAGCGCAACCAGTCGCGATAGATCAGATGCAGATGGGTATCGATGATCATGGGTGCCTCCTCCAAAGCGCCGACTGGCCACACGTAAACTGCCCACTGGTAAACGGCAAATTCCGCGGTGAACTACTCTTGGCTCGATATGCCGGCTCCGGCAAGATCAGAAAGCCGCTTTGCGGTGGCGAGCAGGAGCTGGATCGTGTTGGTGATATCCGGCGCACCGGGCGTGTTGATCAGGGTGATATAGGGCACCGTCAATGCGGCAATGGCCGTTCCATCGGCAATCACGATCGGTGCCGTCAGGTTGATGACGCCCGCGGTCTGGGCGCTTGGCATCATTTCGTAGCCACGCGCCACCACCTGGTTCAGCCGCGCCTCGAATGCCGGCGTCATGCGATCGCCTTCGCCGCCGCTGCCGACATGTTCGGACACCATCATCGCCCGCGCATCCTTGCTGCGAAAGGCAAGCAGGACGTGACCGGAACCGGTGTCGAACAAGCCGACTCGGGAGCCGATCCGGATGGAAATCCCCCAGTATCCGGGCGCTTCCTGCTGGGCAATGACCACCGGGTTGCCGCGGTCATAGACGACGAGATGGTTGGCCTGGCGTGACGTCTCGCCGAGTTCACGCATCAACGGCATGGCAAACGAGGCCAGCCGGCGCGTCGGCACATGCATCTGGGCAAGGCCGAACAACTTCAGCGTCAGTGCAAACCGATCACCGTCGAGCCGCGCCACGTAGCCACGGCGCACGAGGCGATCGAGCATGCGATAGAACTCGTTCGGACTGCGGTCCAGCCGCTTGGCGATCTCCGCCTGGGTCAAGCCGCCGTCGACACCCGCCAGCAGCTCGACGATATCGAGCCCCTTGTCGAGAGCGGGCGCCCGGTAGCGGTCTTGTTCATGCTCGGCCTCAGTCAACCCTGCCCCCTTGCAGCACTCTGCGTCTGCCATGCGATTCATGAATAGGTGCTTTGTCTGTGAATTAGGCTCGCATTGGCGATCGTTTTATGCAACCCATATGAACGCATATTGGGAGCGGCCCCGTGTTTTGCGCAGCACTGATCGAGCGGTGTGCAGGGCGGGGCGCAGGAGTGGTCGAAGGCTGGAGCCCGGAGGGGAGCGCGGGGCGGCAAGGGAGCCGCAGCTGCGTAAAATGGTTCGACCACAAGCGAGAGGACGCAAGGAAGATGAGACTACCCCTGCAGGACAAACGCGTTTTGATCACGGCCGCCGGCCAGGGCATCGGCCGCGCCAGCGCTCTGGCTTTCGCTGAGGCCGGCGCCAGTGTCGTTGCCACGGATATCAATGCCGACGCCCTGAAAAGCCTCGATGGCGAAAGGGGAATTGAGACCAGGGTTCTCGACGTGCTGAAGGATGACGCGGTGAACGCCGTCATCGCGGCCTCCGGCCCATTCGATATCCTGTTCAACTGCGCCGGTTTCGTCCATTCGGGTTCGGTGCTCGACATGGCCGACAAGGACCTCGACTTTGCCTTCGACCTCAATGTCCGCGCCATGATCCGCACCATCCGCGCCGTCTTGCCGTCTATGCTCGAGCGGGGCGGTGGCTCGATCATCAACATGGCCTCGGTCGCAAGCTCGATCAAGGGCGTGCCGAACCGCTGCGCCTATACCGTCACCAAGGCCGCCGTCATCGGCCTGACCAAATCCGTCGCCGCCGACTATGTCACGCAGGGCATCCGCTGCAACGCCATCTGCCCGGGCACGGTCGAGAGCCCGTCGCTGCAGGATCGCATGAAGGCACAGGGCAACTACGACGAAGCGCGCGCCGCCTTCATCGCCCGCCAGCCGATGGGCCGCCTCGGCACGCCGGAAGAAATCGCCGACCTGGCCGTCTATCTCGCCGGCGCCACCTATACTTCAGGCCAGGCCTATTCGATCGACGGCGGCTGGGGCATCTGACAAAAACCCGAATGATGTGGCAGGTTTTGCGACCGCGCGACAATAAAGCAGAGGGCGCCGCACGCGCTCCACTCAGCAGGAAAGGAACCCAGACAAATGAAACTCATGCGCGTCGGCCCACTCGGCCAGGAAAAGCCGGCCCTCCAGGACAAAAACGGCAAGATCCGCGATCTCTCCGGCCATGTCGCCGACATCGGCGGCAGCGCCATCTCGCCGGAAGGCCTCGCCAGGATCGCCGCCCTTGATCCGGCAAGCCTGCCGGAAATCAGTGCCGAGCGCATAGGCGCCTGTGTCGCCGGCACGGGAAAATTCATCTGCATCGGCCTCAACTATTCCGACCATGCCGCCGAGACCGGCGCGCAGGTTCCGCCTGAACCCGTGATCTTCATGAAGGCGACCTCCGCCATCTGCGGCCCGAACGACGACGTGCTGATCCCGCGCGGCTCTGAGAAGACCGACTGGGAAGTCGAACTCGGCGTCGTCATCAGCAAGACGGCGAAATATGTCTCGGAAGCCGAAGCCATGGACTATGTCGCCGGCTACTGCGTGTCCCACGACGTATCGGAACGCGCCTTCCAGACCGAGCGCGCCGGTCAGTGGACCAAGGGCAAGTCCTGCGACACCTTCGGCCCGATCGGCCCATGGCTGGTGACGAAGGACGAAATTGCCGATCCGCAGGCCCTCGGCATGTGGCTCAAGGTCAATGGCCAGACCATGCAGAACGGCTCGTCGAAGACCATGGTATACGGCGTCGCCCACCTGGTCTCCTATCTCAGCCAGTTCATGTCCCTGCATCCCGGCGACGTCATCTCGACCGGCACGCCCCCCGGCGTCGGTCTCGGCATGAAGCCGCAACGCTTCCTGAAAGCCGGCGATGTCGTCGAACTCGGCATCGAAGGTCTGGGCAGCCAGAAACAGACGTTCAAGGCAGATGTCTGACGTACCGGCTTCCTGCGGCCAAAACTGCTGGCTCCTTTGACGTCAGGGTAGACAGGTACAAAAAGAAAAGCCGGGCCTCGCAGCCCGGCTTTGTACATTTCGAAGTAAGCCGAAGTTTACTTGATCATCGGTAGCAACTCGCTCACCGACTTCTTCGCGTCGCCATAGAACATCCGCGTGTTGTCCTTGTAAAACAGCGGATTCTCGATGCCGGAATAGCCTGTGCCTTGGCCGCGTTTGGAAACGAAGACCTGCTTGGCCTTCCACACCTGCAGCACGGGCATGCCGGCGATCGGGCTGTTCGGGTCTTCCTCGGCCGCCGGATTGACGATGTCGTTGGAGCCGATGACGATGACGACGTCTGTCGTCGGGAAGTCGTCGTTGATCTCGTCCATTTCCATGACGATATCATAGGGCACCTTGGCTTCGGCGAGCAGCACGTTCATGTGGCCCGGCAGACGCCCGGCCACCGGATGGATGGCGAAGCGCACGGTCTTGCCGGCGGCCCGCAACTTGCGGGTCAGCTCCGACACGGCCTGCTGCGCCTGGGCAACCGCCATGCCATAGCCCGGCACGATGATGACACTGTCGGCATCGTTCAGTGCGTTGGCGACGCCTTCCGCATCGATGGCGATCTGTTCGCCCTCGATCTCCATCGCCGGCCCTGTCGTGCCGCCGAAGCCGCCGAGAATGACCGAGACAAACGAGCGGTTCATCGCCTTGCACATGATATAGGACAGGATCGCACCGGAAGAGCCGACCAGCGCGCCGGTGACGATCAGGAGATCGTTGCCGAGCGAAAAGCCGATGGCAGCCGCGGCCCAGCCGGAATAGCTGTTGAGCATCGACACGACGACAGGCATGTCGGCGCCGCCGATGCCCATGATCAGATGATAGCCGATGAAGAAGGCAAGAAGCGTCATCAGCACCAGCGTCCAGATGCCCGCGCCGTTGAAGAACATCACCAGCAGGATGATCGACCCGAGAGCCGCGCCTGCATTGAGGAAATGCCCGCCCGGCAGCTTCTTCGCCTTGCCGTCCACCTTGCCGGCAAGCTTGCCGAAGGCGATGACCGAACCGGTGAAGGTGACCGCGCCGATGAACACGCCGAGGAAGACCTCGACCTTGAGAATGGCGATTTCCACCATGTCCTTGTGTGCGAGCTTTTCGGCAAAGCCGGCCAGCGTCGACAGGTCGCCGCCCGCCGCCTTCAGCGCCAGCACCGTGCTGAGTTCCAGTTCGGCATTATAGCCGATGAACACGGCGGCTAGGCCGACGAAAGAGTGCAGCGCCGCAACCAGCTGCGGCATTTCCGTCATCTGCACGCGGGCAGCGACGTAGTATCCCATGACCGAACCACCGGCGATCATCACAAGGATGATGAACCAGTTGCCGACACCCGGGCCGAAAACCGTGGCGATGACGGCGAGCCCCATGCCGACAATGCCGTACCAGACGGCGCGCTTGGCGCTTTCCTGGCCGGACAGACCGCCGAGAGAAAGGATGAAGAGAACAGCAGCGGCAATATAGGCCGCAGAAACGATACCGATTGTCATAGTCTTTTCCCCTCCCCGATCACGACTTCTGGAACATGGCGAGCATGCGCCGTGTCACGAGGAAGCCGCCGACGATATTGATCGTCGCGATCAGCACCGACAAAGCCGCCAGGATCACCACCAGCCAATTGCTGGAGCCGACCTGCAGCAGCGCACCCAGGATGACGATGCCGGAAATGGCATTGGTCACCGCCATCAGCGGCGTGTGCAGGGAGTGGCTGACATTCCAGATCACCGAGAAGCCGATGAAGCAGGACAGGACAAAGACGATGAAGTGGGACATGAAGCTTTCCGGCGCGTAGGCACCGACGACAAGCAGCAGCGCCGTGGCAAGCACCAGCAGCCCGACCTGATTGCGGGTCTGCGTCTTGAACGCCGCAATTTCCTTGGCCCGCTTCTCCTCCGGCGTCAGCTCCTTGATCTTCTCCTTCGGCTTTGCAGCCGCGATCGCCTGGATCTTCGGTGGCGGCGGGGGATAAGTGATCCCACCCTGGAAGGCAACGGTCGCGCCGCGAATGACGTCGTCTTCCATGTTGTGAACGACCGCACCATCCTTGGCCGGGGTCAGGTCGGTCATCATGTGGCGGATATTGGTCGCATAAAGCGTCGAGGCCTGGGCCGCCATGCGGCTTGGGAAATCGGTATAGCCGACGATCGTGACGCCATTGTCCGAGACGATCTTCTGGTCGGCAACCGTCAGGTCGCAATTGCCGCCACGCTCGGCGGCAAGATCGATCACGACCGAACCGGGCTTCATCGCCGCAACCATGTCGGCCAGCCAGAGCTTGGGCGCGTCACGGCCGGGGATCAGCGCCGTGGTAATGACGATGTCCATGTCGGGCGCAAGCTCGCGGAACTTGGCAAGCTGCTTTTCGCGGAATTCCGGCGACGAAGGTGCCGCATAGCCGCCGGTCGCGGCACCGTCCTGGCTGTCTTCGAACGCCAGATAGACGAACTGCGCACCCATCGATTCGATCTGCTCGGCCACTTCCGGACGCACGTCGAAGGCATAGGTGATCGCACCGAGCGAGGTCGCCGTACCGATCGCGGCAAGACCGGCGACGCCGGCGCCGATGACCAGGACCTTGGCCGGCGGCACCTTGCCGGCAGCCGTTACCTGGCCGGTGAAGAACCGGCCGAAATTGTTGCCCGCCTCGATCACCGCGCGGTAACCGGCGATATTGGCCATCGAAGACAGCGCGTCCATCTTCTGGGCGCGCGAAATACGCGGCACCATGTCCATGGCGATCACATTGGCACCGGTCGATTTCGACTGCTCGAGCAGATCGGCGTTCTGAGCCGGGTAGAAGAACGAGATCAGCGTCTTTCCGGCAGACAGTCGATTGACCTCTGCCGTCTCCGGCGGACGAACCTTGGCGATCACATCGGATGCCGAATAGAGCGCCTCGGCGCCTTCAACGACGGTGACGCCGGCGGCACGATAGGCCTCGTCCGAAAAGCCGGCTGCCTTGCCGGCGCCGGTCTCGATCAAACATTCGTAACCGAGCTTTTGCAGCTGGACGGCACTATCCGGCGTCATCGCGACGCGCGCCTCTCCCCCGTAAATTTCCCTAGGCGAACCGATCTTCAAACCCATCTCCCTCTCGAACCTCGCTCCATCAAGCCCAATCCCTCCACCAAAAGTCGCAGGGACTCTTCACGGCGGAAACGATCAGATGCACGCGCGGCTGTCTAGTACGCTTGGCGGCGCAAGTGTCGGTTTTTGTCGCATTGGGAATAGCTTAAAACGATTTTTGTTGCGCCGCACAATTCAGCGGCCGGCGCGAAAATGGAACAATTGCGGCACCTGTCGGTTACCTGTTCGAATTTAATCAAACGGAGATGACCATGCTGCACTGGATCCTGATCTTGCTTCTGATTGCCGCCGTTGCGAGCCTTCTCGGTTTTCGCGGCGTGGCCGGAGCCTCTGCCGGAATTGCCAAGATTCTGATTTTCATCGTTCTGGTGATCCTGATCATCGCTCTGTTTACCGGCGTGCTCATCGTCGCCTGATAAGGCAAACCGTGCGACCAGACGAAATCGGCCGGCTCCAACGAGCCGGCCGATTTCATGTGCACCATCTATCTATCTGTCCAGGCCGCATCTCGCATCAGATGAAAGGCCGCATCCGGGGATCGCCCGGCGTCCAGCGCGCGGTCGCCTGCAGCCCCTCCGGATCCAGAACTTCGCAGCCTCTGTCACGCCACAGGATATAGCCGCGATCGGACAGCTTTTTCAGCGTCTTGTTGGTATGAACGATGGACAGCCCGAGCGTGTCGGCAAAGTGTGTCTGGGTGATGGGAATATGGCGGCGAACGTCATCGAGCAGACCGGCGATGCGTCCCCGTTCGAACAGGAACGCCAACAGGTAAGACGCACGTTCGATCGCCGAGCGCCGACCGATGCTCAGCAGATGCTCATCGAGGATTGTCTCCTCCCGTGACGCGAGCCATGTCAGATCGAAACCAAGGCCGGGATGGCGCTCAAACAGGCTGAACAGACGACTGCGCTCGAACACACACAGCTTCATCGGCGTCATCGCCTCGACGGAATGCTGCATTTCGGCCATCACCGCCCCCTGCAACCCGATCATGTCGCCAGGCACCACGTAGTTGAGGATCTGCCGACGGCCGTCCTCAAGGATCTTGTAGCGGAAGCCCCAGCCGGACAGGACGGTGTAGAGATGCGCACTGCGGGCGCCTTCGACCAGAACCGTTGTTCCCGGATCGGCCATCAGTTCGCCGCGCTTGAACTGCGCGACGAATTCCAGCTCGTCCTCCGTAAAGGTTCGAAAATGCGGCATGCGCCGCAAGGGACATTCGTAACAGCTGACGCGAACCGGATTCAGGCGAGTTTCCCCGGCCATGGGATTACCTCGTTTGTTTGCCAGTTTGTTCCCTCACAGGAACACAACCAACGCCGCACATGTCTTTTTTAAATGACGATGGAGAAGCCCGGCACCATAAGCGGTTCTGGAAAAAGGATTAGTCATGCAAAACCCGTCGCTTCGCGTTCTCATTGCCGAGAACCAATATCTGATTGCGATGGAGGTCGAAAGGATCCTCGCTGAAACGCTGGCCTGCGAGGTGACGATCGTCCCTCTCACACGGCTTGAAAGCGAACTCTCGAGAAGCCCCTTCGATGTCGTCATTCTGGACGCAGCCCCCAACGACAACCTCAATACTGTGCGTGGCCGCATGATCGAGGCGGCCGGTGCCAACCCTGTCTTCCTGTCCTCCTATGACCAGTTCCCGCAGAGCGGCACAAGCCGGACAGACTACCCGTTCGTCACCAAGCCGCCGCAGCCTGAGGCACTGGCAGACGCAGTGACCCAGGCAAAGCGGCAAGGCGCATCGTCAAAGGGCGAAGGCTTTCTTGGTGACCGCTGAACTGTGTGCATCGGGGCCGTAGTCCCCTTCCCCGCTGACACCGAGAATTTCCTGCAGCTTGTTGCGCGCACGGTTGATGCGGCTTTTGATGGTGCCGACAGCACAGCCGCAGATTTCGG encodes:
- a CDS encoding fumarylacetoacetate hydrolase family protein translates to MKLMRVGPLGQEKPALQDKNGKIRDLSGHVADIGGSAISPEGLARIAALDPASLPEISAERIGACVAGTGKFICIGLNYSDHAAETGAQVPPEPVIFMKATSAICGPNDDVLIPRGSEKTDWEVELGVVISKTAKYVSEAEAMDYVAGYCVSHDVSERAFQTERAGQWTKGKSCDTFGPIGPWLVTKDEIADPQALGMWLKVNGQTMQNGSSKTMVYGVAHLVSYLSQFMSLHPGDVISTGTPPGVGLGMKPQRFLKAGDVVELGIEGLGSQKQTFKADV
- a CDS encoding Re/Si-specific NAD(P)(+) transhydrogenase subunit alpha — encoded protein: MGLKIGSPREIYGGEARVAMTPDSAVQLQKLGYECLIETGAGKAAGFSDEAYRAAGVTVVEGAEALYSASDVIAKVRPPETAEVNRLSAGKTLISFFYPAQNADLLEQSKSTGANVIAMDMVPRISRAQKMDALSSMANIAGYRAVIEAGNNFGRFFTGQVTAAGKVPPAKVLVIGAGVAGLAAIGTATSLGAITYAFDVRPEVAEQIESMGAQFVYLAFEDSQDGAATGGYAAPSSPEFREKQLAKFRELAPDMDIVITTALIPGRDAPKLWLADMVAAMKPGSVVIDLAAERGGNCDLTVADQKIVSDNGVTIVGYTDFPSRMAAQASTLYATNIRHMMTDLTPAKDGAVVHNMEDDVIRGATVAFQGGITYPPPPPKIQAIAAAKPKEKIKELTPEEKRAKEIAAFKTQTRNQVGLLVLATALLLVVGAYAPESFMSHFIVFVLSCFIGFSVIWNVSHSLHTPLMAVTNAISGIVILGALLQVGSSNWLVVILAALSVLIATINIVGGFLVTRRMLAMFQKS
- a CDS encoding NAD(P)(+) transhydrogenase (Re/Si-specific) subunit beta; this encodes MTIGIVSAAYIAAAVLFILSLGGLSGQESAKRAVWYGIVGMGLAVIATVFGPGVGNWFIILVMIAGGSVMGYYVAARVQMTEMPQLVAALHSFVGLAAVFIGYNAELELSTVLALKAAGGDLSTLAGFAEKLAHKDMVEIAILKVEVFLGVFIGAVTFTGSVIAFGKLAGKVDGKAKKLPGGHFLNAGAALGSIILLVMFFNGAGIWTLVLMTLLAFFIGYHLIMGIGGADMPVVVSMLNSYSGWAAAAIGFSLGNDLLIVTGALVGSSGAILSYIMCKAMNRSFVSVILGGFGGTTGPAMEIEGEQIAIDAEGVANALNDADSVIIVPGYGMAVAQAQQAVSELTRKLRAAGKTVRFAIHPVAGRLPGHMNVLLAEAKVPYDIVMEMDEINDDFPTTDVVIVIGSNDIVNPAAEEDPNSPIAGMPVLQVWKAKQVFVSKRGQGTGYSGIENPLFYKDNTRMFYGDAKKSVSELLPMIK
- a CDS encoding Crp/Fnr family transcriptional regulator encodes the protein MAGETRLNPVRVSCYECPLRRMPHFRTFTEDELEFVAQFKRGELMADPGTTVLVEGARSAHLYTVLSGWGFRYKILEDGRRQILNYVVPGDMIGLQGAVMAEMQHSVEAMTPMKLCVFERSRLFSLFERHPGLGFDLTWLASREETILDEHLLSIGRRSAIERASYLLAFLFERGRIAGLLDDVRRHIPITQTHFADTLGLSIVHTNKTLKKLSDRGYILWRDRGCEVLDPEGLQATARWTPGDPRMRPFI
- a CDS encoding DUF1328 family protein translates to MLHWILILLLIAAVASLLGFRGVAGASAGIAKILIFIVLVILIIALFTGVLIVA